The proteins below are encoded in one region of Styela clava chromosome 4, kaStyClav1.hap1.2, whole genome shotgun sequence:
- the LOC120326933 gene encoding gap junction delta-2 protein-like produces MAWHLLEKMIEHSAAHSTLLGKWWISFMFVFRIIVVASIGDTVYSDEQDEFTCNTKQPGCKQVCYNMFAPISHIRFWAFQILATGTPSVIFIIFAMHKLAQVPKAPEGDDKHKETGSQTAWRYAIKKKEKEREKSKDDKKSSEKKKKENIYVDTNGVPKKGSVRSSEIALLHSREVWHDNTSSIFPEEVEKISRETKMRRTKRMVVRTYLCNVIFRTIIEGGCLFLQYYLYQWSVPEFYECIRYPCPKIVECYISRPMEKTIFLHFMFAVAVVCIFLNILELKFLGYKKIKRVFTPVHEKFIPPSVIEGTYPVHSHNGINHRGLHNRERVIERNPKHAPPGYYIPDVNPPVERYRSPASGFPPIRVGAASFNTSETGLTSDTDSMSSDPSLYRHAH; encoded by the exons ATGGCGTGGCATTTGTTAGAAAAGATGATAGAGCACTCTGCTGCTCATTCCACACTTCTTGGGAAATGGTGGATCTCATTTATGTTCGTGTTCAGGATCATAGTTGTTGCAAGTATCGGAGACACAGTGTACAGCGATGAACAGGACGAGTTTACCTGCAATACTAAGCAACCGG gTTGTAAGCAAGTGTGCTACAACATGTTTGCGCCGATATCACACATTCGATTCTGGGCATTTCAGATATTGGCGACTGGGACACCAAGTGTG attttcatcATATTCGCAATGCATAAACTTGCGCAAGTTCCTAAAGCGCCAGAGGGAGACGACAAACACAAAGAAACTGGTAGTCAAACTGCTTGGAGATATGCTATTAAGAAAAAAGAGAAAGAACGAGAGAAGAGTAAAGATGATAAAAAATCAAGcgaaaagaagaaaaaaga gAACATCTATGTCGATACCAATGGTGTTCCGAAAAAGGGCAGTGTAAGATCTAGTGAGATTGCGTTGTTGCATTCAAGAGAAGTGTGGCATGATAATACTTCGTCTATATTTCCAGAAGAAGTTGAAAAG ATCTCTCGTGAAACCAAAATGCGTCGAACAAAACGAATGGTCGTGCGCACTTATCTATGCAACGTCATATTTCGGACAATAATAGAAGGAGGATGTCTATTTCTCCAG TACTATCTATACCAGTGGTCGGTTCCCGAGTTCTACGAATGCATTCGTTACCCTTGTCCAAAAATTGTCGAATGTTACATCTCTCGTCCAATGGAGAAAACCATATTTCTACACTTCATGTTTGCGGTGGCCGTAGTGTGTATTTTCCTAAACATCTTGGAGCTGAAATTTCTTGGATATAAGAAAATAAAACGAGTTTTTACACCGGTACATGAAAAGTTTATTCCACCATCTGTCATCGAAGGTACCTACCCTGTTCATAGCCACAATGGCATTAATCACCGAGGATTACACAACCGCGAGAGGGTGATAGAGCGCAATCCAAAACATGCACCGCCTGGTTACTACATTCCAGATGTTAACCCTCCCGTGGAAAGATACCGCTCTCCCGCTTCCGGATTTCCACCAATCAGAGTGGGCGCAGCGAGCTTCAATACGTCAGAAACGGGTCTCACTTCGGACACAGattcaatgagctcagaccccAGTTTATACCGACATGCTCATTAA
- the LOC120326874 gene encoding uncharacterized protein LOC120326874 has product MKPSEIRFSQDDIAPNFTNGENIHEVIGEILRGETSVYPFQPISVWYENGSWYSENNRRLYMFRVLEYEGKVNDICVEETSPPGWRPNTSDNDGVSIRLRGGVKTYHHSIEDIYEAARGRTQSVYQSPGSRGDHRRGQDVATSDQGSGWGSALMTGGALLAGAAAVMAASSASNRENNQNDRRRQQQQPENPRNEECAIQ; this is encoded by the exons ATGAAGCCTTCAGAAATACGCTTCAGTCAAGACGATATTGCGCCTAACTTTACTAATGGCGAGAATATTCATGAAGTTATCGGTGAAATCTTGCGCGGAGAGACTTCTGTTTACCCTTTCCAGCCGATCTCTGTTTGGTACGAAAACGGTTCATGGTATTCTGAAAATAATCGTCGACTTTACATGTTTCGAGTCTTGGAATATGAAGGGAAAGTAAATGATATATGTGTAGAAGAG ACATCGCCCCCAGGATGGCGCCCAAATACGTCAGATAATGATGGAGTCAGTATTCGATTACGTGGAGGAGTGAAGACATATCATCACAGCATTGAAGAT ATATATGAGGCTGCAAGGGGCAGGACACAGTCTGTATACCAAAGTCCCGGGAGCAGAGGAGATCATCGGAGAGGGCAGGATGTCGCTACGAGTGATCAGGG CTCTGGCTGGGGTTCTGCCTTGATGACCGGGGGAGCACTTTTAGCTGGAGCGGCTGCAGTCATGGCGGCATCTAGTGCATCTAACAGAGAAAAT AATCAAAATGACAGACGTCGTCAACAACAGCAACCCGAAAATCCGAGAAATGAAGAATGCGCCATCCAgtga